The Desmonostoc muscorum LEGE 12446 genome includes a region encoding these proteins:
- a CDS encoding RpoD/SigA family RNA polymerase sigma factor encodes MYQTKQRSLKETMNIVELGKMEILENTAESEELLLENLDAVADEEPQILVENLESEERDGDEMAAARPSGYNKTEHDDAVGAFFKEMARYPLLKPDEEVELARRVRFLEEIRELQATLQSKLGQEPSKLEVASELEMTEKQLESRLYQGRVAKRKMIRSNLRLVVSIAKRYLNRGVPFLDLIQEGAMGLNRATEKFDPDKGYKFSTYAYWWIRQAITRAIANDARTIRLPIHIVEKLNKLKKAQRELKQKLCRNPSEGEMAEALEISVQQLRQLQQLRRQALSLNHRVGKEEDTELMDLLEDEDNLSPEAKMNENMMRQEIWEVLGDVLTPREKDVISLRYGLTTSEPCTLEEVGNMFNLSRERVRQIQSKAMRKLRRPHIAKRLKGWLI; translated from the coding sequence ATGTACCAAACAAAGCAACGATCCCTAAAGGAAACTATGAATATTGTTGAATTGGGAAAAATGGAAATACTGGAGAATACTGCTGAGAGTGAAGAACTATTACTGGAGAATTTAGATGCAGTAGCTGATGAAGAGCCTCAAATTTTAGTAGAAAATTTGGAATCGGAGGAACGGGATGGAGATGAAATGGCAGCGGCTCGTCCTTCGGGATACAATAAAACCGAACATGATGATGCTGTAGGCGCGTTTTTTAAGGAAATGGCGCGTTATCCGCTGCTAAAACCGGATGAAGAAGTGGAGTTAGCACGGCGAGTTAGGTTTCTCGAAGAAATTAGGGAATTACAAGCTACTTTACAGTCAAAATTGGGACAGGAACCTAGTAAGTTAGAAGTAGCTTCTGAGCTAGAAATGACAGAAAAGCAATTAGAAAGTCGCTTATATCAAGGTAGAGTAGCGAAACGTAAAATGATTCGCTCTAATCTGAGATTAGTAGTTTCTATTGCGAAGCGATACCTGAATCGGGGAGTACCTTTTCTGGATTTAATTCAGGAAGGAGCAATGGGTTTAAATCGTGCTACAGAAAAGTTTGATCCAGATAAAGGATATAAGTTTTCTACTTACGCCTATTGGTGGATTAGACAAGCGATTACTAGAGCGATCGCTAATGATGCGCGAACAATCAGGCTACCAATTCATATTGTTGAAAAACTTAACAAACTCAAAAAAGCACAACGAGAACTCAAGCAAAAACTCTGTCGTAATCCTTCCGAAGGTGAAATGGCGGAAGCTTTAGAAATTAGTGTCCAACAACTACGTCAACTACAACAATTACGCCGTCAAGCACTTTCTCTCAACCACCGTGTTGGTAAAGAAGAAGACACAGAATTGATGGATTTGTTAGAAGACGAAGATAACCTATCTCCAGAAGCAAAAATGAACGAAAACATGATGCGTCAGGAGATTTGGGAAGTATTGGGTGACGTGTTAACTCCACGGGAAAAAGACGTAATTTCTTTACGCTATGGCTTGACAACTAGCGAACCCTGTACCTTGGAAGAAGTTGGCAATATGTTCAATCTTTCGCGTGAGCGGGTGCGACAAATTCAAAGTAAAGCCATGCGAAAATTGCGGCGTCCCCACATAGCAAAACGGTTAAAAGGTTGGTTGATCTAA
- a CDS encoding GNAT family N-acetyltransferase translates to MTASSNLIVRFAEPADYSVLFKLIEGLAEYEKLSHAVTGNALALKEHLFGSHRYIEAILAESGSQAVGFALFFHNYSTFLTKPGIYLEDLFVLPEYRRQGIGRAILTKVAQIAVERNCGRLEWSVLDWNESAQEFYRSMGASILDDWRICRVTEDALNKLGAV, encoded by the coding sequence ATGACTGCGAGTAGCAATTTGATTGTGCGTTTTGCCGAGCCAGCTGATTACAGCGTACTGTTTAAATTAATTGAAGGGCTTGCTGAGTATGAAAAATTATCTCACGCTGTCACCGGCAATGCTCTAGCACTTAAGGAACATTTATTTGGTTCCCACAGATATATAGAAGCAATACTAGCAGAATCTGGCAGTCAAGCTGTTGGGTTTGCCCTATTTTTTCATAATTATTCAACATTTCTGACCAAGCCAGGAATTTATTTAGAAGATTTATTTGTTTTACCAGAATATCGCAGGCAAGGTATTGGTAGAGCTATCCTGACTAAAGTAGCCCAAATAGCCGTAGAACGTAATTGTGGACGGTTAGAATGGAGTGTGTTGGATTGGAATGAATCAGCCCAAGAATTTTACCGTAGCATGGGAGCATCCATATTAGATGATTGGCGAATTTGTCGTGTAACAGAAGATGCACTGAATAAGTTAGGGGCTGTGTAA
- the priA gene encoding primosomal protein N' → MYINDVSLSSLVVAEPGESYQSGATVNRWVEVLVDCPGTATEVEKGGNLYVYRSPAGLEVKPGDILNVPFGAQHLTGVAIRLLAKPPTDLPLEKIRDVEDVIQKKFFRDSYWTLMERVSQYYYTQMIQVIRTALPPGLLGRSQRRIRLTVAGAAVSTNTNINAWLDTPLMRVIPQAYSCLIEFYLLNTIENNYLIKILALLSFQSLVAKVNNKDADKILQLLQQQADGDYSFRYLQNQVQRAYQGVRELLRRGLVESYLEPPQLTKPKFEKAVTLVGSTFDRELTTRQREILEVLRRRGGELWQSELLQICNASSSILKTLAQKGYIVIEEREVLRTEQSPTLAQDRPKTLNSAQASALATIESLNGFAQVLLHGVTGSGKTEVYLQAIAPLLKVGKSALVLVPEIGLTPQLTDRFRARFGNKVSVYHSALSDGERYDTWRQMLTGEPQVVIGTRSAIFAPLPNLGLIILDEEHDSSFKQDSPIPTYHARTVAQWRAELENCPLVLGSATPSLESWLSVREQRGRGAGEAGEAGEEFLTPNSSLLTPNSPLPTPHSPLPTHYLSLPKRINSRPLPPVEIVDMRQELQQGNRSIFSRSLQEALQQLKERQQQGILFIHRRGHSTFVSCRSCGYVLECPYCDVSLAYHHTEEGAPELLRCHYCNYTRSHPKFCPDCSSPYLKFFGSGTQKVTQELARQFPQLRLIRFDSDTTRNKGAHRTLLTQFANGEADLLVGTQMLTKGLDLPQVTLVGVVAADGLLNLSDYRASERAFQTLTQVAGRAGRGDDPGRVIVQTYTSEHAVIQAVRSHDYQSFSQAELEQRQALNYPPYGRLILLRLSSLDPIQVQNTAQIIATALSANEELEILGPAPASILRVANRYRWQILIKFAPDELPQLPDWEQVRSLCPQSVSLTIDVDPLNIM, encoded by the coding sequence ATGTATATTAATGACGTAAGTTTATCTTCTTTAGTAGTAGCAGAACCTGGGGAATCTTACCAGTCAGGTGCAACTGTTAATCGTTGGGTTGAAGTACTGGTAGACTGTCCAGGAACTGCAACAGAAGTAGAAAAAGGTGGAAATCTATATGTATATCGATCGCCAGCCGGGTTAGAAGTAAAACCTGGAGATATTTTGAATGTGCCATTTGGCGCACAACACCTAACAGGAGTAGCCATTAGATTGCTGGCAAAACCTCCGACAGACTTACCGCTAGAAAAAATTCGGGATGTGGAAGATGTTATTCAAAAGAAATTTTTCCGCGATAGTTATTGGACTCTGATGGAACGGGTATCGCAGTATTACTACACACAAATGATTCAGGTAATACGTACAGCACTACCACCAGGATTATTGGGGCGATCGCAGCGTCGCATCCGCTTAACTGTGGCCGGTGCAGCAGTGTCTACTAACACTAATATTAATGCTTGGTTAGATACACCTTTGATGCGTGTGATTCCTCAAGCTTATTCTTGCCTAATTGAGTTTTATTTACTCAATACAATCGAAAATAATTATTTGATTAAAATTTTGGCTTTATTAAGCTTTCAAAGTTTAGTAGCCAAAGTTAACAATAAAGATGCTGATAAAATTCTCCAACTCCTACAGCAACAAGCAGACGGTGATTATAGCTTTCGGTACTTACAAAATCAAGTCCAACGAGCTTACCAGGGAGTCCGCGAACTATTGCGACGAGGTTTAGTAGAAAGTTACTTAGAACCGCCCCAACTGACTAAGCCGAAATTTGAAAAAGCAGTGACGCTAGTGGGCAGTACATTTGATCGTGAATTAACAACTCGCCAACGAGAAATTTTGGAAGTCTTGCGGCGGCGTGGTGGGGAGTTGTGGCAAAGTGAATTATTGCAAATTTGCAATGCTAGTTCCTCGATTTTGAAGACCCTAGCACAAAAGGGTTATATCGTCATCGAAGAACGGGAAGTATTGCGAACAGAACAAAGCCCGACATTAGCTCAAGATCGACCAAAAACGTTAAATTCAGCCCAAGCCAGCGCCCTAGCAACAATCGAGTCATTAAATGGATTTGCTCAAGTTTTGTTGCATGGGGTGACAGGTTCCGGAAAAACCGAAGTATATTTGCAAGCGATCGCTCCTCTACTGAAAGTCGGCAAATCCGCCCTGGTTTTAGTCCCAGAAATTGGACTCACACCCCAACTAACCGATCGTTTTCGCGCCCGCTTTGGCAATAAAGTGAGCGTATATCACAGCGCCCTCTCAGACGGTGAACGTTACGACACCTGGCGACAAATGCTCACCGGAGAACCCCAAGTTGTGATTGGCACCCGCAGCGCCATTTTCGCCCCTTTACCCAACTTGGGTTTAATCATCTTAGATGAAGAACACGACAGCAGCTTCAAGCAAGACTCACCCATCCCCACCTACCACGCCCGCACCGTCGCCCAATGGCGAGCCGAATTAGAAAATTGCCCCCTGGTTTTAGGTTCCGCTACCCCTTCCTTGGAAAGTTGGTTGAGTGTGAGGGAGCAGAGGGGTAGAGGGGCAGGGGAAGCAGGGGAAGCAGGGGAAGAATTCTTAACTCCTAACTCCTCACTCCTCACTCCTAACTCCCCACTCCCCACTCCCCACTCCCCACTCCCCACTCACTACCTTTCCCTCCCCAAACGCATCAATTCCCGCCCACTACCGCCAGTCGAAATTGTGGATATGCGCCAAGAGTTGCAGCAGGGAAATCGTTCTATATTTAGTAGATCCTTGCAAGAAGCTTTGCAACAGTTAAAAGAAAGACAGCAGCAAGGAATTTTATTTATCCATCGTCGGGGACACAGTACTTTTGTATCTTGCCGCAGTTGTGGCTATGTGTTGGAATGTCCCTACTGTGATGTGTCGCTGGCATATCATCACACCGAAGAGGGAGCGCCGGAATTATTGCGGTGTCATTACTGTAACTATACGCGATCGCATCCCAAATTTTGCCCCGATTGCAGTTCCCCTTACCTCAAATTCTTCGGTAGTGGTACTCAGAAAGTCACCCAGGAACTAGCGCGACAGTTTCCGCAATTACGCTTAATTCGGTTTGATAGTGATACCACCCGCAACAAAGGCGCACACCGTACCCTACTTACGCAGTTTGCTAACGGCGAAGCAGATTTATTAGTAGGTACGCAAATGCTCACCAAAGGTTTAGATTTGCCGCAGGTGACACTGGTAGGCGTTGTTGCCGCCGATGGGTTGCTGAATTTATCAGATTATCGTGCCAGCGAACGCGCATTTCAAACCTTGACTCAAGTAGCTGGACGTGCTGGGAGAGGCGACGATCCAGGTAGAGTTATTGTACAAACTTATACTTCCGAACATGCAGTAATTCAGGCAGTGCGATCGCATGATTATCAGTCTTTTTCTCAGGCAGAATTAGAACAGCGCCAAGCCTTGAATTATCCCCCCTATGGAAGGTTAATTTTGTTGCGCTTGAGTAGTCTCGATCCCATTCAAGTGCAGAATACAGCCCAGATAATCGCCACAGCTTTAAGTGCAAACGAAGAATTAGAGATATTGGGGCCAGCACCAGCGAGTATTTTACGAGTAGCTAATCGTTATCGTTGGCAAATATTGATTAAATTCGCTCCTGATGAATTGCCGCAATTGCCAGATTGGGAACAAGTGCGATCGCTTTGTCCCCAATCTGTGAGTTTGACCATAGATGTAGACCCATTAAATATTATGTAA
- a CDS encoding DUF4347 domain-containing protein: MPNQNIIFIDQAVIDYESLIAGIQPGTSVVILDSTTDGVEQITQALQDGNFASVQIISHGSSGSLQLGTTLLNVNNLNSYTNQLQQWRNYLTEDADILLYGCNVASFDRVFVQRLSEITGADVAASDDITGNPELGGDWDLEVKIGEIESDLALTPEVTNAYTSILASNTAPTLNNTGNPKLAAITQNVIDADNSGTLISVILATGAGGNPISDADTGAVEGIAVIAVDNTNGTWQYSTDGGSNWISFAVSQTSATLLRDTEKIRFVPNAGYNGMAAITFRAWDTSDGKASGTSHVDPGVGGGTTAYSSATETARISIAPLVGLRPYSIVTDDFDKDGNIDLVTANKSSNSVSVLLGKGDGTFKPATSFSVGVSPYSVAVADFDKDGKLDLVTANNSSNNISVLFGDTKATGGFAPAVNFALASGSSPISVAVGDFNKDGKSDLVTANNALQNVSVLLGNGIGGFATAKDFKVPSRPTSVTVGDFNKDGKSDLAVTSSYFNNVSILLGKGDGTFNSATSFEVGTNPNFVVVDDFNKDNKLDLAVVNSLSNNVSVLLGDGAGGFGIATHFNVGLNPVSVTVIDFNQDGNSDLAVANADSGTVSVLLGNGTGGFGDATNFNVGTKPYSLTVGDFNKDGKSDLAVANSESRNVSLLFNNPDEPYEPVPPQPILINEILFDPPGTDSPKEYIELRGTPGATLAAGTFLVGIEGDSASNPGAVQNIFNLSGKQFGSNGLLVLLQKGSTYVPNSGANVVTNNGSGTGWGSGASSSIGHTGSTDIESGSVSFLLIQSTTVPPTLSNDIDSNNDGIADGATYSNWIVLDSVSALDGGATDIAYGSIVFRKGSTGGLVTANATVVDTSFVAGYVGRSGNTTGSTALDWVASIVTGTPPNLILGTLTNTSPENFAGQPLNHIGDTNFVPPANIDYAISTATPNVTEGNSGSQIVTFTVSRSGDTSIASTVHYVLDGTATFGTDYNTIKVAGVTSAVSGSVIFAAGETTKAITFNVLGEKVTEVNETINLTLSHPNQLAPVTDPATVTIVNDDNPPTISIANKSGSESIGNLSFTVQLSNASSDVITVDYNTSNDTAIANLDYTPLTGTLTFNPGVTTQTITIPILEDFVDESSEPFFVNLTNPTNASITDNQASGTITDNDIAGITISPTTALVTTEAGGTANFSIQLDTQPTADVTLNLTSSKVSEGTVSVSSVTFTPANWNTPQIITVTGVDDGVADDNILYQIITAKAVSIDTKYNNFNADDVDVVNIKSGNQINSIITGSANNDNPLQGTSSDDLIFGFAGNDVIVGGLGNDQLYGGLGTDNLTGGAGSDIFVLAKNEGRDTIKDFNISEDLIALSGGLSYSGLSITQSGNDALIKVISGNLSIGLLTGITASNLNASHFITLS, encoded by the coding sequence ATGCCAAATCAGAATATTATTTTTATTGATCAAGCAGTTATTGACTACGAAAGCTTGATTGCTGGTATCCAACCAGGCACTAGTGTAGTAATCCTTGACTCCACCACAGATGGAGTAGAACAAATCACTCAAGCTTTGCAAGATGGCAACTTCGCATCAGTTCAAATTATCTCCCACGGCAGTAGCGGAAGTTTGCAATTAGGAACAACCCTACTCAATGTCAACAATTTGAACTCCTACACTAATCAATTGCAGCAGTGGAGAAATTATTTAACTGAGGATGCCGACATTCTGCTTTACGGTTGCAACGTGGCATCTTTTGATCGAGTTTTTGTACAGCGTCTGAGCGAAATTACAGGCGCAGATGTGGCAGCTTCTGATGACATCACAGGAAATCCCGAATTGGGGGGTGACTGGGATTTAGAAGTGAAGATTGGAGAAATTGAGTCAGATTTAGCCTTGACACCAGAGGTAACTAACGCTTACACCTCAATTTTAGCCTCCAACACAGCGCCAACACTCAACAACACTGGTAATCCCAAACTCGCCGCTATTACCCAAAATGTAATTGATGCTGATAACTCAGGTACTTTAATTTCTGTCATCCTTGCTACAGGTGCAGGTGGTAACCCCATCAGTGATGCTGACACCGGTGCAGTAGAAGGAATTGCGGTCATTGCCGTAGATAATACCAACGGTACTTGGCAATACTCCACAGATGGCGGTAGCAACTGGATTAGTTTCGCTGTATCCCAGACTTCTGCTACATTGCTCAGAGATACAGAAAAAATCCGTTTTGTCCCCAACGCTGGGTACAACGGAATGGCTGCAATTACTTTTCGCGCTTGGGATACCTCAGACGGCAAGGCCAGTGGCACTAGTCACGTAGATCCCGGCGTTGGTGGTGGCACTACCGCCTACAGTAGTGCTACTGAGACTGCCAGGATTTCCATTGCACCTCTTGTAGGATTAAGACCCTATTCCATCGTTACCGACGACTTTGACAAGGACGGTAATATCGATCTGGTAACGGCAAACAAGTCCTCCAACAGCGTTTCAGTGCTTTTGGGAAAGGGTGATGGCACTTTTAAGCCTGCCACCAGCTTTAGTGTGGGGGTAAGTCCTTATTCCGTTGCTGTAGCCGACTTCGACAAAGACGGCAAATTGGATCTGGTAACGGCAAACAATTCCTCAAATAACATTTCAGTGCTGTTTGGAGACACTAAGGCCACTGGTGGCTTTGCACCTGCTGTAAATTTTGCTCTGGCGTCAGGATCATCTCCCATATCTGTTGCAGTGGGCGACTTCAACAAAGATGGAAAATCTGATCTAGTAACGGCGAATAATGCCTTGCAAAATGTTTCAGTGCTGTTGGGAAATGGTATTGGGGGCTTTGCAACTGCCAAAGACTTTAAAGTTCCCAGCCGTCCTACTTCCGTCACAGTGGGCGACTTCAACAAAGATGGAAAATCTGATCTAGCGGTGACGAGCTCTTACTTCAATAACGTCTCAATCCTGTTGGGAAAGGGTGATGGCACTTTTAACTCAGCTACCTCATTTGAGGTAGGAACAAATCCTAACTTTGTGGTCGTAGACGACTTCAATAAAGACAACAAATTGGATTTGGCGGTGGTGAATTCGCTATCTAACAATGTCTCGGTGCTGCTAGGAGATGGCGCTGGTGGCTTTGGAATTGCTACTCATTTTAATGTGGGGTTAAATCCCGTATCCGTCACAGTGATTGACTTCAACCAAGATGGTAACTCTGACCTAGCAGTGGCAAATGCAGACTCTGGCACAGTTTCAGTGCTGCTGGGAAATGGCACTGGTGGCTTTGGAGATGCCACTAACTTTAATGTGGGCACAAAACCCTATTCTCTCACTGTGGGCGACTTCAACAAAGACGGTAAATCTGACTTGGCGGTGGCAAACAGCGAATCTAGAAATGTTTCGCTGCTATTTAACAATCCCGATGAACCCTATGAACCTGTTCCCCCTCAGCCGATACTCATTAACGAAATTCTGTTTGATCCACCAGGTACAGATAGCCCGAAAGAATATATTGAACTGCGTGGTACTCCTGGTGCAACTCTAGCAGCTGGAACTTTTTTAGTTGGAATTGAGGGTGATTCGGCTAGTAACCCTGGCGCTGTTCAAAATATTTTTAATTTGTCTGGTAAGCAGTTTGGCAGCAATGGGTTGCTGGTTCTTCTGCAAAAGGGCAGTACTTATGTACCCAACTCTGGTGCAAATGTCGTAACTAATAATGGAAGTGGAACTGGATGGGGGAGCGGGGCTTCAAGTTCAATCGGTCATACTGGTTCAACCGACATCGAAAGTGGGTCTGTTAGTTTCTTATTGATTCAAAGTACTACTGTACCTCCTACTCTTAGCAATGATATTGACTCGAATAACGATGGTATTGCTGATGGTGCTACTTACTCAAATTGGATTGTCCTGGATTCAGTTTCGGCTTTAGATGGGGGAGCTACAGACATAGCATACGGCTCAATTGTATTTAGAAAAGGTTCTACTGGCGGTTTGGTTACAGCTAATGCCACAGTTGTTGATACCTCATTTGTAGCAGGATATGTAGGACGTTCAGGTAATACCACAGGTTCAACAGCCTTGGATTGGGTAGCAAGTATAGTTACTGGCACACCACCGAATTTGATATTAGGTACTCTTACTAACACATCACCTGAAAATTTTGCTGGTCAGCCCTTAAATCACATAGGGGATACTAACTTTGTTCCTCCCGCTAATATCGATTACGCCATTTCAACTGCGACCCCAAATGTGACTGAAGGTAATAGTGGTAGCCAAATTGTTACTTTCACCGTTAGCCGTAGTGGCGATACTAGCATTGCCAGTACTGTACATTATGTTCTGGATGGCACGGCAACTTTTGGCACTGATTACAACACTATTAAGGTTGCAGGTGTAACAAGTGCTGTATCGGGATCTGTAATCTTTGCTGCTGGAGAAACAACAAAGGCTATTACATTTAATGTTCTGGGTGAAAAGGTCACTGAAGTTAATGAAACCATTAATCTGACGCTGAGTCACCCGAACCAGTTAGCTCCTGTTACCGACCCAGCTACAGTTACCATAGTTAACGATGACAACCCACCCACTATCTCCATCGCCAATAAAAGTGGTAGCGAAAGCATTGGTAATCTCTCTTTTACCGTCCAACTCTCCAACGCAAGTAGTGATGTCATCACAGTCGATTACAACACTAGTAATGATACTGCGATCGCCAACCTTGATTACACCCCACTCACAGGAACCCTGACTTTTAACCCTGGAGTTACCACTCAAACAATCACGATACCGATTCTCGAAGATTTTGTTGATGAATCTAGTGAGCCCTTTTTTGTCAATCTCACTAATCCCACTAATGCTTCCATTACTGATAACCAAGCTAGTGGTACTATTACTGACAACGACATAGCGGGTATTACTATCTCTCCTACCACTGCACTCGTAACTACCGAAGCTGGTGGCACTGCTAACTTCAGTATTCAACTCGATACCCAACCCACTGCTGATGTCACGTTAAATTTAACCAGTTCCAAGGTTAGTGAAGGTACTGTTTCAGTTTCTAGCGTCACATTTACCCCAGCTAACTGGAATACGCCTCAAATCATCACGGTGACAGGTGTTGATGATGGTGTTGCAGATGACAATATTCTTTACCAAATCATTACTGCCAAAGCAGTTAGTATTGATACCAAATATAATAATTTCAACGCTGATGATGTTGATGTGGTTAACATTAAAAGTGGCAATCAAATTAATAGCATCATTACTGGTTCAGCCAATAATGATAACCCTTTGCAGGGAACTAGCTCAGACGATCTGATTTTTGGCTTTGCTGGTAATGATGTGATTGTTGGCGGGCTAGGAAACGATCAACTTTACGGCGGTTTGGGTACTGATAATCTTACAGGAGGTGCAGGTAGTGATATCTTTGTGCTTGCTAAAAATGAAGGTAGAGATACTATCAAAGACTTCAATATCAGTGAAGATTTGATTGCTTTATCAGGTGGTTTAAGCTACTCAGGTTTGTCTATTACTCAAAGCGGGAATGATGCGTTAATTAAGGTTATTTCTGGTAACCTCAGTATTGGTTTGTTAACTGGAATTACGGCATCCAATTTAAACGCTAGTCATTTTATTACTTTGAGTTGA
- the petJ gene encoding cytochrome c6 PetJ, which translates to MKKIITVMLLGIAIFTFAFSSPALAADVASGAKLFSANCASCHAGGKNLVKAEKSLKKDALEKYGMYSAEAIIAQVTNGKAAMPAFGKRLKPEQIEDVAAYVFSQADKWK; encoded by the coding sequence ATGAAAAAAATTATTACAGTCATGCTGTTAGGCATAGCAATCTTCACCTTTGCCTTCAGTAGTCCAGCTTTAGCCGCAGATGTTGCTAGTGGAGCTAAATTATTTAGTGCTAATTGTGCTTCTTGTCATGCAGGTGGCAAGAATTTAGTGAAAGCAGAAAAGAGCTTGAAAAAGGACGCTTTGGAAAAGTATGGCATGTACTCAGCAGAGGCGATTATTGCTCAAGTTACAAACGGTAAAGCTGCCATGCCTGCTTTTGGCAAACGTTTAAAGCCTGAGCAGATTGAAGATGTTGCTGCTTATGTGTTTTCACAAGCAGATAAATGGAAGTAG